A region of Lycium barbarum isolate Lr01 chromosome 1, ASM1917538v2, whole genome shotgun sequence DNA encodes the following proteins:
- the LOC132601690 gene encoding protein DEHYDRATION-INDUCED 19 homolog 6-like isoform X3, with protein MCHYSHLNGDNEAEEDVRAWLPCPFCYIEIEVSTLCSHLQDEHCFDLKNAVCPICAATLGKDPTGHFYVQHAQSVKRKKKYLKPGFWNNATAMIGKDPREITSFVGTNSAFGWYKGQELASDPLLLPFLCNVPPSDHKCRQQDKSSVCNTATTEIESSKLPISVSDPALEEDFEETRQRVAFIQELIASTIFF; from the exons ATGTGTCATT ATTCTCACTTGAATGGGGATAATGAAGCAGAAGAAGATGTTAGGGCTTGGTTGCCTTGTCCTTTCTGTTACATCGAAATTGAAGTGTCAACGCTTTGCAGCCATTTGCAAGATGAGCATTGTTTTGACTTAAAAAATGCG GTCTGTCCCATATGTGCTGCAACTTTGGGGAAGGATCCTACTGGACATTTTTATGTGCAACATGCACAATCAGTAAAG AGGAAGAAAAAGTACCTAAAACCTGGCTTCTGGAATAATGCTACAGCTATGATCGGAAAGGATCCTCGAGAAATAACTTCTTTTGTTGGCACAAATTCAGCATTTGGTTGGTACAAGGGGCAAGAACTTGCTAGTGATCCACTTCTATTGCCATTTCTCTGCAATGTCCCTCCTTCTGATCATAAATGCAGGCAGCAAGATAAGTCTTCCGTTTGCAACACGGCTACAACTGAAATAGAAAG CAGCAAGTTGCCTATATCTGTATCTGATCCAGCACTGGAAGAAGATTTTGAAGAGACAAGGCAGAGAGTTGCATTCATTCAAGAGCTGATTGCTTCAACTATCTTCTTCTAG
- the LOC132601717 gene encoding elongation factor TuB, chloroplastic — translation MASISAASATAATKLVYPSSGSSTTSGAILPSNSTKSPKLILSSSFTPTLFLNSPTTTPSSSSIRQHRFTVRAARGKFERKKPHVNIGTIGHVDHGKTTLTAALTMALASLGGSAPKKYDEIDAAPEERARGITINTATVEYETENRHYAHVDCPGHADYVKNMITGAAQMDGAILVVSGADGPMPQTKEHILLAKQVGVPNMVVFLNKQDQVDDEELLQLVELEVRELLSSYEFPGDDIPIHSGSALLALEALMANPTIKRGENEWVDKIYGLMDSVDEYIPIPQRQTELPFLMAIEDVFSITGRGTVATGRVERGTVKTGEVVDIVGLKDTRQTTVTGVEMFQKILDEAMAGDNVGLLLRGIQKIDIQRGMVLAKPGTITPHTKFEALVYVLKKEEGGRHSPFFAGYRPQFYMRTTDVTGKVTAIMTDKGEESKMVMPGDRVNIVVEMIMPVACEQGMRFAIREGGKTVGAGVIQKILE, via the coding sequence aTGGCTTCAATTTCAGCAGCTTCTGCCACAGCTGCAACAAAACTTGTCTACCCTTCTTCAGGTAGCAGTACTACCAGTGGTGCTATTCTTCCCTCAAACTCAACAAAATCCCCTAAACTTATCCTTTCATCTTCTTTTACCCCTACACTTTTCCTCAACTCACCAACCACCACCCCTTCTTCTTCATCCATTCGTCAACACAGGTTCACTGTCCGTGCAGCACGTGGCAAATTCGAAAGAAAGAAACCCCATGTTAACATTGGTACAATTGGCCATGTTGACCATGGTAAAACCACTCTAACAGCTGCATTGACCATGGCGCTTGCCTCTTTAGGTGGCTCTGCCCCGAAAAAATACGATGAAATTGATGCTGCCCCTGAAGAAAGAGCTCGGGGTATTACTATTAACACTGCCACTGTGGAATATGAAACAGAAAATCGACATTATGCACACGTGGACTGCCCCGGGCACGCTGATTATGTTAAGAACATGATTACTGGTGCTGCTCAAATGGATGGAGCTATACTTGTTGTTTCTGGTGCAGATGGACCAAtgccacaaacaaaagaacataTTTTGCTAGCTAAACAAGTTGGTGTACCGAATATGGTTGTTTTCTTGAATAAACAAGATCAGGTTGATGATGAGGAGTTGCTTCAACTTGTTGAATTGGAGGTAAGAGAGTTGTTGTCAAGTTATGAATTTCCTGGTGATGATATTCCGATACATTCGGGGTCTGCTCTTTTAGCTTTAGAGGCTTTAATGGCTAATCCTACTATTAAAAGAGGTGAAAATGAATGGGTTGATAAGATTTATGGTTTAATGGACTCTGTTGATGAGTATATTCCTATTCCACAAAGACAAACTGAATTGCCTTTCTTGATGGCTATTGAAGATGTTTTTTCTATTACTGGTAGAGGTACTGTTGCTACAGGGAGAGTGGAAAGAGGGACCGTTAAGACTGGAGAAGTCGTCGATATAGTTGGGTTGAAGGACACTAGGCAAACTACAGTTACAGGGGTTGAGATGTTCCAGAAGATTCTTGATGAAGCAATGGCGGGAGAtaatgttgggttgttgttgagaGGTATTCAGAAGATCGATATTCAAAGAGGAATGGTGTTGGCTAAGCCTGGAACGATTACTCCACACACAAAGTTTGAAGCTTTGGTGTATGTGTTGAAGAAGGAAGAGGGTGGAAGGCATTCACCTTTCTTCGCAGGTTATAGGCCTCAGTTTTACATGAGGACGACTGACGTGACCGGAAAGGTTACTGCGATTATGACTGATAAGGGGGAGGAATCTAAGATGGTTATGCCTGGTGATCGTGTAAACATAGTGGTTGAAATGATTATGCCGGTTGCTTGTGAGCAGGGTATGAGGTTTGCTATTAGGGAAGGAGGAAAGACTGTTGGAGCTGGTGTTATTCAGAAAATCTTAGAATGA
- the LOC132601690 gene encoding protein DEHYDRATION-INDUCED 19 homolog 6-like isoform X5: MDVDFWSVRVNSAKNFSAVQSTNLSNSDSHLNGDNEAEEDVRAWLPCPFCYIEIEVSTLCSHLQDEHCFDLKNAVCPICAATLGKDPTGHFYVQHAQSVKRKKKYLKPGFWNNATAMIGKDPREITSFVGTNSAFGWYKGQELASDPLLLPFLCNVPPSDHKCRQQDKSSVCNTATTEIERQQS, from the exons ATGGATGTGGACTTTTGGAGTGTAAGAGTAAACTCAGCCAAGAACTTTTCTGCTGTCCAATCTACCAATTTAAGCAATTCTG ATTCTCACTTGAATGGGGATAATGAAGCAGAAGAAGATGTTAGGGCTTGGTTGCCTTGTCCTTTCTGTTACATCGAAATTGAAGTGTCAACGCTTTGCAGCCATTTGCAAGATGAGCATTGTTTTGACTTAAAAAATGCG GTCTGTCCCATATGTGCTGCAACTTTGGGGAAGGATCCTACTGGACATTTTTATGTGCAACATGCACAATCAGTAAAG AGGAAGAAAAAGTACCTAAAACCTGGCTTCTGGAATAATGCTACAGCTATGATCGGAAAGGATCCTCGAGAAATAACTTCTTTTGTTGGCACAAATTCAGCATTTGGTTGGTACAAGGGGCAAGAACTTGCTAGTGATCCACTTCTATTGCCATTTCTCTGCAATGTCCCTCCTTCTGATCATAAATGCAGGCAGCAAGATAAGTCTTCCGTTTGCAACACGGCTACAACTGAAATAGAAAG GCAGCAAAGCTGA
- the LOC132601682 gene encoding protein JOKA2-like isoform X2, translated as MESCIVIKVKYGETLRRFNVCVADDKLGINMDGLREKIFQLFNFPLDSELTLTYIDEDGDVVTLVDDEDLQDITRQDLNPLRISVRLNTEKISTSETKSGKILKHSADMASKASSAAREMAEITKALSKTGISYLKQACPVSGVTTGVIRPIDSAGCFSHETTSQAFPSVKSGEPSPAANAEERTLKTAGQPNNHTGSIDASKLKSFQPDQNGTQRGSLSKSPKPNLSLADGKKKVGKKFGDSHLVGKALGISYSSPSTTGPEKRADKQPSENHPGAQPVAAVGSASSNVAKMSWDTRNVGSNGSPSGMIFNGFRSPSLYPMTGLPLVKNTIQPQYTPVGIQLKRSHNHSDGAAAIFHRGVRCDGCGVHPITGPRFKSKVKEDYDLCILCFAQMGNDADYIRMDRPVTYHHPIAFKGLHDPRDIFRGCGVKSPKLESRFTLDVTVLDGTIMAPLTPFTKVWRMRNDGNIVWPQGTRLVWIGGDRLSDAFSVELQITSVGLAVDHELDVAVDFTAPELPGRYISYWRMALPSGQKFGQRVWVLIKVDAAMVPKKEFLYEAPQELDLNFPPASNGIAGSETINVNADTTSQDLNLNFPPASIGIAGSETINANADSTMEDIIPEPKISDPTMELVEPVVNGNRNKEQESYISPSAAGSSISNPIDLSEAAPAVTSAVPPSVAEVQASSLDGGEISDVEMSLLKELEQMGFKQVDLNKNILRMNEYDLEQSVDDLCGVSEWDPILEELEEMGFLNKEMNKKLLKKNNGSIKRVVMDLIAGEN; from the exons ATGGAGTCTTGTATTGTGATCAAG GTCAAGTATGGAGAGACGCTCAGAAGATTCAATGTCTGTGTTGCTGATGATAAACTTGGTATTAACATGGATGGATTAAGGGAAAAGATctttcaacttttcaactttCCTCTCGACAGCGAGCTTACGCTGACATACATTGATGAGGACGGTGATGTTGTAACACTTGTTGATGATGAAGATCTGCAGGATATCACAAGGCAGGACCTTAATCCCCTGCGAATATCTGTGAGATTGAACACTGAAAAAATTAGTACTTCAG AAACAAAAAGCGGAAAAATCTTAAAGCACTCTGCGGACATGGCTTCTAAAGCCTCCTCGGCTGCCCGAGAAATGGCTGAGATTACCAAAGCACTCTCGAAAACTGGCATATCCTACTTAAAGCAGGCTTGTCCAGTATCAGGAGTCACTACAGGTGTGATTCGTCCAATAGACTCAGCTGGTTGTTTCTCACATGAAACAACCTCACAAGCATTTCCTAGCGTTAAAAGTGGAGAGCCATCCCCAGCAGCGAATGCTGAGGAGCGGACCCTCAAAACTGCAGGACAACCCAACAATCATACTGGATCTATAGATGCCTCAAAATTGAAGTCTTTCCAACCAGATCAAAATGGAACTCAACGTGGATCATTATCCAAAAGTCCTAAGCCTAACTTATCTCTAGCAGATGGTAAGAAGAAAGTGGGTAAGAAATTTGGTGATTCCCATCTTGTTGGGAAGGCTCTTGGTATTTCATATTCTAGTCCCTCAACCACTGGCCCAGAAAAGAGAGCTGATAAACAGCCTAGTGAGAATCACCCTGGTGCTCAGCCAGTTGCTGCGGTTGGCTCTGCAAGCTCTAATGTTGCAAAAATGTCCTGGGACACTCGTAATGTGGGTTCCAATGGAAGTCCATCCGGGATGATTTTTAATGGTTTTAGATCTCCTAGTTTGTATCCCATGACTGGGTTGCCTTTGGTAAAAAACACTATCCAACCTCAATACACTCCTGTTGGGATCCAATTGAAAAGGAGCCATAATCACAGTGATGGGGCAGCAGCTATTTTCCACAGAGGTGTTCGCTGTGATGGTTGTGGGGTTCATCCAATAACTGGCCCTAGGTTCAAATCTAAAGT AAAGGAGGACTATGATCTCTGCATCTTATGCTTTGCACAGATGGGAAATGATGCTGATTACATCAGAATGGATCGTCCTGTTACTTACCATCATCCCATAGCTTTCAAGGGTTTACATGATCCT CGTGATATCTTTCGAGGCTGTGGGGTGAAATCGCCTAAGCTGGAAAGCCGCTTCACGCTGGATGTCACTGTACTTGATGGTACTATCATGGCTCCATTGACTCCATTTACCAAGGTCTGGAGAATGAGGAACGATGGTAATATTGTCTGGCCACAAGGAACACGACTTGTTTGGATTGGGGGAGATAGATTAAGTGATGCATTCTCTGTTGAATTACAG ATTACTTCGGTTGGCTTGGCTGTTGACCACGAGCTTGATGTGGCAGTTGATTTTACTGCTCCTGAGCTTCCTGGTAGGTACATCTCCTACTGGAGGATGGCCTTGCCTTCAGGTCAGAAGTTTGGGCAGCGTGTGTGGGTGCTTATCAAG GTTGATGCTGCAATGGTGCCAAAAAAGGAGTTTCTTTATGAAGCTCCTCAGGAACTGGACTTGAATTTTCCTCCGGCCAGCAATGGAATAGCTGGTTCTGAAACTATTAATGTGAATGCTGACACCACTTCTCAGGACCTGAACTTGAATTTTCCTCCGGCCAGCATTGGTATAGCTGGTTCTGAAACTATCAATGCGAATGCAGACTCAACAATGGAGGATATCATTCCTGAGCCTAAAATCTCAGACCCTACCATGGAATTGGTTGAGCCGGTTGTTAATGGAAACAGAAACAAGGAGCAGGAGTCGTACATTTCTCCTTCTGCAGCTGGTTCATCAATTTCAAATCCCATTGATTTATCCGAGGCAGCACCAGCTGTTACTTCTGCTGTACCACCCTCTGTCGCAGAGGTGCAGGCATCTTCACTGGATGGCGGAGAAATCAGTGATGTCGAGATGAGCCTTCTCAAGGAACTGGAGCAGATGGGTTTCAAACAGGTAGACTTAAACAAAAACATCTTGAGGATGAATGAGTATGACTTGGAACAATCAGTAGACGATCTTTGTGGTGTATCCGAGTGGGATCCTATCCTTGAGGAGCTGGAGGAGATG GGTTTCCTCAACAAAGAGATGAACAAGAAGCTGCTCAAGAAGAATAATGGCAGCATCAAGCGTGTTGTGATGGATCTTATTGCCGGAGAGAATTAG
- the LOC132601690 gene encoding protein DEHYDRATION-INDUCED 19 homolog 6-like isoform X4 codes for MDVDFWSVRVNSAKNFSAVQSTNLSNSDSHLNGDNEAEEDVRAWLPCPFCYIEIEVSTLCSHLQDEHCFDLKNAVCPICAATLGKDPTGHFYVQHAQSVKRKKKYLKPGFWNNATAMIGKDPREITSFVGTNSAFGWYKGQELASDPLLLPFLCNVPPSDHKCRQQDKSSVCNTATTEIEREPAAATLRVRTG; via the exons ATGGATGTGGACTTTTGGAGTGTAAGAGTAAACTCAGCCAAGAACTTTTCTGCTGTCCAATCTACCAATTTAAGCAATTCTG ATTCTCACTTGAATGGGGATAATGAAGCAGAAGAAGATGTTAGGGCTTGGTTGCCTTGTCCTTTCTGTTACATCGAAATTGAAGTGTCAACGCTTTGCAGCCATTTGCAAGATGAGCATTGTTTTGACTTAAAAAATGCG GTCTGTCCCATATGTGCTGCAACTTTGGGGAAGGATCCTACTGGACATTTTTATGTGCAACATGCACAATCAGTAAAG AGGAAGAAAAAGTACCTAAAACCTGGCTTCTGGAATAATGCTACAGCTATGATCGGAAAGGATCCTCGAGAAATAACTTCTTTTGTTGGCACAAATTCAGCATTTGGTTGGTACAAGGGGCAAGAACTTGCTAGTGATCCACTTCTATTGCCATTTCTCTGCAATGTCCCTCCTTCTGATCATAAATGCAGGCAGCAAGATAAGTCTTCCGTTTGCAACACGGCTACAACTGAAATAGAAAG ggaacctgcggccgctacccttcgggtgcgcacaggttAA
- the LOC132601682 gene encoding protein JOKA2-like isoform X1 yields the protein MESCIVIKVKYGETLRRFNVCVADDKLGINMDGLREKIFQLFNFPLDSELTLTYIDEDGDVVTLVDDEDLQDITRQDLNPLRISVRLNTEKISTSGTSSGNSTPFISPLVQPTFPNINSSVSDFLKSLPETKSGKILKHSADMASKASSAAREMAEITKALSKTGISYLKQACPVSGVTTGVIRPIDSAGCFSHETTSQAFPSVKSGEPSPAANAEERTLKTAGQPNNHTGSIDASKLKSFQPDQNGTQRGSLSKSPKPNLSLADGKKKVGKKFGDSHLVGKALGISYSSPSTTGPEKRADKQPSENHPGAQPVAAVGSASSNVAKMSWDTRNVGSNGSPSGMIFNGFRSPSLYPMTGLPLVKNTIQPQYTPVGIQLKRSHNHSDGAAAIFHRGVRCDGCGVHPITGPRFKSKVKEDYDLCILCFAQMGNDADYIRMDRPVTYHHPIAFKGLHDPRDIFRGCGVKSPKLESRFTLDVTVLDGTIMAPLTPFTKVWRMRNDGNIVWPQGTRLVWIGGDRLSDAFSVELQITSVGLAVDHELDVAVDFTAPELPGRYISYWRMALPSGQKFGQRVWVLIKVDAAMVPKKEFLYEAPQELDLNFPPASNGIAGSETINVNADTTSQDLNLNFPPASIGIAGSETINANADSTMEDIIPEPKISDPTMELVEPVVNGNRNKEQESYISPSAAGSSISNPIDLSEAAPAVTSAVPPSVAEVQASSLDGGEISDVEMSLLKELEQMGFKQVDLNKNILRMNEYDLEQSVDDLCGVSEWDPILEELEEMGFLNKEMNKKLLKKNNGSIKRVVMDLIAGEN from the exons ATGGAGTCTTGTATTGTGATCAAG GTCAAGTATGGAGAGACGCTCAGAAGATTCAATGTCTGTGTTGCTGATGATAAACTTGGTATTAACATGGATGGATTAAGGGAAAAGATctttcaacttttcaactttCCTCTCGACAGCGAGCTTACGCTGACATACATTGATGAGGACGGTGATGTTGTAACACTTGTTGATGATGAAGATCTGCAGGATATCACAAGGCAGGACCTTAATCCCCTGCGAATATCTGTGAGATTGAACACTGAAAAAATTAGTACTTCAGGTACATCTAGTGGAAATTCTACTCCCTTCATATCCCCACTGGTCCAGCCTACATTTCCGAACATAAATTCGAGTGTTTCTGATTTTCTCAAGTCCTTGCCAGAAACAAAAAGCGGAAAAATCTTAAAGCACTCTGCGGACATGGCTTCTAAAGCCTCCTCGGCTGCCCGAGAAATGGCTGAGATTACCAAAGCACTCTCGAAAACTGGCATATCCTACTTAAAGCAGGCTTGTCCAGTATCAGGAGTCACTACAGGTGTGATTCGTCCAATAGACTCAGCTGGTTGTTTCTCACATGAAACAACCTCACAAGCATTTCCTAGCGTTAAAAGTGGAGAGCCATCCCCAGCAGCGAATGCTGAGGAGCGGACCCTCAAAACTGCAGGACAACCCAACAATCATACTGGATCTATAGATGCCTCAAAATTGAAGTCTTTCCAACCAGATCAAAATGGAACTCAACGTGGATCATTATCCAAAAGTCCTAAGCCTAACTTATCTCTAGCAGATGGTAAGAAGAAAGTGGGTAAGAAATTTGGTGATTCCCATCTTGTTGGGAAGGCTCTTGGTATTTCATATTCTAGTCCCTCAACCACTGGCCCAGAAAAGAGAGCTGATAAACAGCCTAGTGAGAATCACCCTGGTGCTCAGCCAGTTGCTGCGGTTGGCTCTGCAAGCTCTAATGTTGCAAAAATGTCCTGGGACACTCGTAATGTGGGTTCCAATGGAAGTCCATCCGGGATGATTTTTAATGGTTTTAGATCTCCTAGTTTGTATCCCATGACTGGGTTGCCTTTGGTAAAAAACACTATCCAACCTCAATACACTCCTGTTGGGATCCAATTGAAAAGGAGCCATAATCACAGTGATGGGGCAGCAGCTATTTTCCACAGAGGTGTTCGCTGTGATGGTTGTGGGGTTCATCCAATAACTGGCCCTAGGTTCAAATCTAAAGT AAAGGAGGACTATGATCTCTGCATCTTATGCTTTGCACAGATGGGAAATGATGCTGATTACATCAGAATGGATCGTCCTGTTACTTACCATCATCCCATAGCTTTCAAGGGTTTACATGATCCT CGTGATATCTTTCGAGGCTGTGGGGTGAAATCGCCTAAGCTGGAAAGCCGCTTCACGCTGGATGTCACTGTACTTGATGGTACTATCATGGCTCCATTGACTCCATTTACCAAGGTCTGGAGAATGAGGAACGATGGTAATATTGTCTGGCCACAAGGAACACGACTTGTTTGGATTGGGGGAGATAGATTAAGTGATGCATTCTCTGTTGAATTACAG ATTACTTCGGTTGGCTTGGCTGTTGACCACGAGCTTGATGTGGCAGTTGATTTTACTGCTCCTGAGCTTCCTGGTAGGTACATCTCCTACTGGAGGATGGCCTTGCCTTCAGGTCAGAAGTTTGGGCAGCGTGTGTGGGTGCTTATCAAG GTTGATGCTGCAATGGTGCCAAAAAAGGAGTTTCTTTATGAAGCTCCTCAGGAACTGGACTTGAATTTTCCTCCGGCCAGCAATGGAATAGCTGGTTCTGAAACTATTAATGTGAATGCTGACACCACTTCTCAGGACCTGAACTTGAATTTTCCTCCGGCCAGCATTGGTATAGCTGGTTCTGAAACTATCAATGCGAATGCAGACTCAACAATGGAGGATATCATTCCTGAGCCTAAAATCTCAGACCCTACCATGGAATTGGTTGAGCCGGTTGTTAATGGAAACAGAAACAAGGAGCAGGAGTCGTACATTTCTCCTTCTGCAGCTGGTTCATCAATTTCAAATCCCATTGATTTATCCGAGGCAGCACCAGCTGTTACTTCTGCTGTACCACCCTCTGTCGCAGAGGTGCAGGCATCTTCACTGGATGGCGGAGAAATCAGTGATGTCGAGATGAGCCTTCTCAAGGAACTGGAGCAGATGGGTTTCAAACAGGTAGACTTAAACAAAAACATCTTGAGGATGAATGAGTATGACTTGGAACAATCAGTAGACGATCTTTGTGGTGTATCCGAGTGGGATCCTATCCTTGAGGAGCTGGAGGAGATG GGTTTCCTCAACAAAGAGATGAACAAGAAGCTGCTCAAGAAGAATAATGGCAGCATCAAGCGTGTTGTGATGGATCTTATTGCCGGAGAGAATTAG
- the LOC132601690 gene encoding protein DEHYDRATION-INDUCED 19 homolog 6-like isoform X2, whose protein sequence is MDVDFWSVRVNSAKNFSAVQSTNLSNSDSHLNGDNEAEEDVRAWLPCPFCYIEIEVSTLCSHLQDEHCFDLKNAVCPICAATLGKDPTGHFYVQHAQSVKRKKKYLKPGFWNNATAMIGKDPREITSFVGTNSAFGWYKGQELASDPLLLPFLCNVPPSDHKCRQQDKSSVCNTATTEIESKLPISVSDPALEEDFEETRQRVAFIQELIASTIFF, encoded by the exons ATGGATGTGGACTTTTGGAGTGTAAGAGTAAACTCAGCCAAGAACTTTTCTGCTGTCCAATCTACCAATTTAAGCAATTCTG ATTCTCACTTGAATGGGGATAATGAAGCAGAAGAAGATGTTAGGGCTTGGTTGCCTTGTCCTTTCTGTTACATCGAAATTGAAGTGTCAACGCTTTGCAGCCATTTGCAAGATGAGCATTGTTTTGACTTAAAAAATGCG GTCTGTCCCATATGTGCTGCAACTTTGGGGAAGGATCCTACTGGACATTTTTATGTGCAACATGCACAATCAGTAAAG AGGAAGAAAAAGTACCTAAAACCTGGCTTCTGGAATAATGCTACAGCTATGATCGGAAAGGATCCTCGAGAAATAACTTCTTTTGTTGGCACAAATTCAGCATTTGGTTGGTACAAGGGGCAAGAACTTGCTAGTGATCCACTTCTATTGCCATTTCTCTGCAATGTCCCTCCTTCTGATCATAAATGCAGGCAGCAAGATAAGTCTTCCGTTTGCAACACGGCTACAACTGAAATAGAAAG CAAGTTGCCTATATCTGTATCTGATCCAGCACTGGAAGAAGATTTTGAAGAGACAAGGCAGAGAGTTGCATTCATTCAAGAGCTGATTGCTTCAACTATCTTCTTCTAG
- the LOC132601690 gene encoding protein DEHYDRATION-INDUCED 19 homolog 5-like isoform X1, whose translation MDVDFWSVRVNSAKNFSAVQSTNLSNSDSHLNGDNEAEEDVRAWLPCPFCYIEIEVSTLCSHLQDEHCFDLKNAVCPICAATLGKDPTGHFYVQHAQSVKRKKKYLKPGFWNNATAMIGKDPREITSFVGTNSAFGWYKGQELASDPLLLPFLCNVPPSDHKCRQQDKSSVCNTATTEIESSKLPISVSDPALEEDFEETRQRVAFIQELIASTIFF comes from the exons ATGGATGTGGACTTTTGGAGTGTAAGAGTAAACTCAGCCAAGAACTTTTCTGCTGTCCAATCTACCAATTTAAGCAATTCTG ATTCTCACTTGAATGGGGATAATGAAGCAGAAGAAGATGTTAGGGCTTGGTTGCCTTGTCCTTTCTGTTACATCGAAATTGAAGTGTCAACGCTTTGCAGCCATTTGCAAGATGAGCATTGTTTTGACTTAAAAAATGCG GTCTGTCCCATATGTGCTGCAACTTTGGGGAAGGATCCTACTGGACATTTTTATGTGCAACATGCACAATCAGTAAAG AGGAAGAAAAAGTACCTAAAACCTGGCTTCTGGAATAATGCTACAGCTATGATCGGAAAGGATCCTCGAGAAATAACTTCTTTTGTTGGCACAAATTCAGCATTTGGTTGGTACAAGGGGCAAGAACTTGCTAGTGATCCACTTCTATTGCCATTTCTCTGCAATGTCCCTCCTTCTGATCATAAATGCAGGCAGCAAGATAAGTCTTCCGTTTGCAACACGGCTACAACTGAAATAGAAAG CAGCAAGTTGCCTATATCTGTATCTGATCCAGCACTGGAAGAAGATTTTGAAGAGACAAGGCAGAGAGTTGCATTCATTCAAGAGCTGATTGCTTCAACTATCTTCTTCTAG